From Synoicihabitans lomoniglobus, the proteins below share one genomic window:
- the prmC gene encoding peptide chain release factor N(5)-glutamine methyltransferase codes for MISLLEVLQKSAGFLESKGVEHARLNAELLIGHALGLKRMQLYMEFERLLPEAELELIRPMVRRRAQREPLQHIIGSVEFGDVELKVDSRALIPRPETEYLVELLRTEYATTPPDYFADLGTGSGALALALAHAWPDAKAVALDVSAEALALATENREALGLTERVEMLESDWFSAMPDDSRFGLIVANPPYLTTAEVAATAPEVKDHEPAVALSTASDGMDAFEVIISHAATYLLPDGLLAMEAGIAQHAMLVAKLEQAGFDRVESRQDLTGRDRFVFARMPSA; via the coding sequence ATGATCAGTTTGCTCGAAGTTTTGCAAAAATCGGCCGGCTTCCTCGAAAGCAAGGGAGTCGAGCATGCGCGGCTGAACGCCGAATTGCTGATCGGTCACGCGCTGGGATTGAAGCGCATGCAGCTCTACATGGAATTCGAGCGCTTGTTGCCGGAAGCCGAGTTGGAACTGATTCGACCGATGGTGAGGCGACGAGCGCAGCGGGAGCCGCTGCAGCATATCATCGGCTCGGTGGAATTTGGCGACGTCGAACTGAAGGTGGATTCCCGCGCCCTGATTCCGCGGCCGGAAACCGAGTATTTGGTGGAGCTCTTGCGCACGGAATATGCGACCACGCCGCCGGACTATTTTGCCGATTTGGGCACCGGCAGCGGCGCGTTGGCGTTGGCGTTGGCGCATGCTTGGCCGGACGCCAAAGCGGTCGCGCTCGACGTATCGGCCGAGGCTTTGGCGCTGGCGACGGAGAATCGGGAGGCGCTCGGCCTTACCGAACGCGTCGAAATGCTCGAATCCGATTGGTTCTCCGCGATGCCGGACGATTCCCGATTCGGATTGATTGTTGCTAACCCGCCTTATCTCACCACCGCGGAGGTGGCGGCCACGGCGCCCGAGGTAAAGGATCACGAACCGGCGGTGGCGCTTTCCACGGCGAGTGATGGCATGGATGCCTTCGAGGTGATCATCAGTCACGCCGCGACCTATTTGCTGCCCGACGGGCTGCTCGCGATGGAGGCGGGAATTGCCCAGCACGCGATGCTGGTGGCCAAGTTGGAGCAGGCGGGTTTTGACCGCGTGGAATCCCGGCAGGATCTGACCGGCCGGGATCGCTTCGTTTTTGCGCGGATGCCGTCTGCTTAG
- a CDS encoding carboxy terminal-processing peptidase: MIVLPRRFVALLTASLIALSSGMLEARPDRTFTLTRSESKEISNFIRLLEEAHYNREAVTAASYPPIVTTFMEDWDAQHLFFLKSDADSFNTQFGEELYWNVRTLGNIDPAFQMFQRYEDRVEARTAWVFRRLQGEFDTGTSEQFKVDRSEVNWLANESEADAVWEKRLLFEIEQELLNDRDIDEAKERVRKRYERRLKNLADIETHEITELFLTNIAQLYDPHSTYFSAETFEDFSIQMRLQLVGIGALLGMEEDECVIKEIIAGGPADLDKRLKPNDKIIAVSQDGSEPIELIGMKLRKIVDKIRGERGTPVHLTIQPADAVDASERKEIILTRDVVNLDSARARGAIFEVPDTKGHTKSVGVISLPTFYGPDPSNTDGAQNSATADIAELISQMQETGIDGLVLDLRDNGGGLLSEAIDLTGLFIEQGPVVQVRSYYGDIKVDEDQDSSVRYAGPLAVLVSKFSASASEIVAGALQNYGRAVVLGDSSTHGKGTVQTVYEMRNLDRRMLMTGEKSGAAKFTIQKFYLPSGSSTQLNGVVPDIVLPSIEDVMESGERFLPQALVWDEIQTTEFNGAPLDAHILSPLREASLARRESLEEFKFLQANIDWFTARQEEKFISLNLDQRIERRDADKAFREQMDERRKRLREENFAFTEFLLTPPEDQSPDPVEVADEKIETATELPAPATTALADAETSADADDMDGEVLSTDEEPEPEGYARLDVHLREALRVIVDAVEIGNNPVYADHAPLTARPSSGG, from the coding sequence ATGATCGTGTTGCCCCGTCGTTTCGTCGCACTCCTCACCGCCTCGCTGATCGCCCTATCCTCCGGGATGCTGGAAGCCCGCCCGGATCGGACTTTCACGCTCACGCGTTCCGAGTCCAAGGAGATCAGTAATTTCATCCGCCTGCTTGAAGAAGCGCATTACAATCGCGAAGCAGTCACGGCGGCCTCCTACCCGCCCATTGTGACGACGTTCATGGAGGACTGGGATGCCCAACACCTTTTCTTCCTCAAGTCCGACGCCGACAGCTTCAACACCCAGTTCGGCGAAGAACTGTATTGGAACGTGCGCACACTGGGGAATATCGACCCGGCGTTTCAAATGTTCCAACGCTACGAGGACCGCGTCGAGGCGCGCACCGCTTGGGTGTTCCGTCGGCTGCAGGGAGAGTTCGATACCGGCACCAGCGAACAATTCAAAGTCGATCGCAGTGAGGTCAACTGGCTCGCCAATGAATCCGAAGCCGACGCCGTCTGGGAGAAACGACTGCTCTTCGAGATCGAACAGGAGCTGCTCAACGATCGCGACATCGACGAAGCCAAGGAACGCGTGCGCAAACGCTACGAGCGCCGCTTGAAGAATCTGGCCGACATCGAGACGCACGAAATCACAGAGCTGTTTCTCACGAACATCGCCCAGCTCTACGATCCCCACTCCACCTACTTTTCCGCCGAGACCTTCGAGGACTTCTCCATTCAAATGCGTCTCCAGCTCGTCGGCATCGGCGCGTTGCTGGGCATGGAGGAAGATGAGTGCGTCATCAAAGAAATCATCGCCGGCGGCCCGGCCGATTTGGACAAGCGCCTCAAGCCCAACGACAAGATCATCGCCGTTTCCCAGGACGGCAGCGAACCGATCGAATTGATCGGCATGAAGCTCCGCAAAATCGTCGACAAGATTCGCGGCGAACGCGGCACACCCGTCCACCTCACCATCCAACCCGCCGATGCCGTCGACGCGTCCGAACGGAAGGAAATTATCCTCACTCGTGATGTGGTGAACCTCGACTCCGCCCGGGCTCGCGGCGCGATCTTTGAAGTGCCCGACACCAAGGGCCATACCAAGTCCGTCGGCGTGATCTCCCTGCCCACGTTCTACGGTCCGGACCCCTCCAACACCGACGGAGCGCAAAACAGCGCCACCGCCGACATCGCGGAACTGATTTCCCAGATGCAGGAAACCGGCATCGACGGACTCGTGCTTGATCTGCGCGACAACGGTGGCGGCCTGCTCAGTGAAGCCATCGACCTCACCGGACTGTTCATCGAACAAGGTCCGGTCGTTCAAGTCCGCTCCTACTACGGCGACATCAAGGTCGACGAAGATCAGGACAGCTCCGTGCGCTACGCCGGCCCCCTCGCCGTGCTCGTGTCCAAGTTCAGCGCCTCCGCCTCCGAAATCGTCGCCGGCGCCCTGCAAAACTACGGCCGTGCGGTCGTGCTCGGCGACAGTTCCACCCACGGTAAAGGCACCGTCCAAACCGTCTACGAAATGCGCAACCTCGACCGCCGTATGCTCATGACCGGTGAAAAAAGTGGTGCCGCCAAATTCACCATTCAGAAGTTCTACCTGCCCAGCGGTTCCTCCACCCAGCTCAACGGCGTCGTGCCCGACATCGTGCTGCCGTCGATTGAAGACGTGATGGAGTCCGGCGAGCGCTTCCTGCCCCAAGCCTTGGTCTGGGACGAGATTCAAACCACCGAGTTCAACGGTGCCCCGCTCGACGCCCACATCCTCTCCCCGTTGCGCGAAGCCAGCCTCGCCCGGCGCGAGTCGCTGGAGGAGTTCAAGTTTCTCCAGGCCAACATCGATTGGTTCACCGCCCGCCAAGAGGAAAAATTCATCTCGCTCAATCTGGATCAACGGATTGAACGCCGCGATGCCGACAAGGCCTTTCGCGAGCAAATGGACGAGCGCCGCAAACGCCTCCGCGAAGAGAATTTTGCCTTCACCGAGTTCCTGCTAACGCCTCCGGAAGACCAGTCCCCCGACCCGGTCGAAGTCGCGGACGAAAAAATCGAGACCGCGACCGAGCTTCCCGCGCCTGCCACCACCGCATTGGCCGACGCCGAGACCAGCGCAGATGCAGACGACATGGATGGGGAGGTTCTCAGCACCGACGAAGAACCCGAACCCGAAGGCTACGCCCGTCTCGACGTGCACCTGCGCGAAGCGCTGCGAGTCATCGTCGATGCCGTCGAGATCGGCAACAATCCCGTCTACGCCGATCATGCTCCGTTGACCGCCCGCCCTTCGTCGGGCGGTTGA
- a CDS encoding rhomboid family intramembrane serine protease: MLSDRSYMRNDYARPTTSIITWIICATIAGFILQNVFWKWLGGSAGRSFDQLLALSVDGVKSGFIWTLFTYSLLHSMMSFLHIVFNMLFVFLLGRELLPLLGARRFTILYFGGVLVGGVFWLVTNWTHGGVLIGASAGVFALLMMFAALNPNRPITFLLFFIIPVTIKPKWLVIILGGIDLMGFLFTEIPGTQGMGDVAHSAHLGGLAAGWLFFRFVHQREWATPDRAPSMELPAWLRRSSRRAAKPTAYKVNLSGDTTSASATDTQTVSREDLRAEVDRILDKINSQGFGALTDREKQRLDEAKDLLKRG, translated from the coding sequence ATGCTCTCAGACCGGTCCTACATGCGCAACGACTACGCGCGGCCGACAACGTCGATCATCACATGGATCATTTGCGCGACGATTGCGGGATTTATTCTGCAAAACGTGTTCTGGAAGTGGCTGGGCGGATCGGCCGGGCGCAGTTTTGACCAGCTGCTCGCCCTTTCCGTGGATGGAGTGAAGTCCGGATTCATCTGGACCCTGTTCACCTACAGCCTGCTGCACAGCATGATGAGCTTCCTGCACATCGTGTTTAACATGCTGTTCGTGTTTCTGCTCGGTCGGGAGTTGCTGCCGCTACTCGGCGCGCGGCGGTTCACCATCCTCTACTTTGGCGGCGTGCTCGTGGGCGGTGTCTTTTGGCTCGTGACCAACTGGACCCACGGGGGCGTGTTGATTGGCGCCTCGGCCGGTGTTTTCGCGCTGCTCATGATGTTTGCCGCGCTCAACCCGAACCGGCCGATCACCTTCCTGCTCTTTTTCATCATCCCGGTGACGATCAAACCCAAGTGGCTCGTGATCATTCTGGGCGGCATCGACCTGATGGGATTCTTGTTCACCGAGATTCCCGGCACTCAGGGCATGGGCGACGTCGCCCACTCCGCTCACTTGGGCGGTCTCGCCGCCGGTTGGTTGTTTTTCCGATTCGTGCACCAACGGGAGTGGGCCACCCCGGACCGGGCACCGTCCATGGAACTGCCCGCGTGGTTGCGCCGCTCCTCCCGACGTGCAGCCAAACCCACCGCCTACAAAGTCAATCTTTCGGGCGATACGACCTCTGCCTCCGCCACGGATACCCAAACCGTCTCACGCGAAGACTTGCGCGCGGAGGTCGACCGCATTCTCGATAAAATCAACAGCCAGGGTTTTGGCGCGTTGACCGACCGCGAAAAACAACGCCTCGACGAGGCTAAGGATCTGCTCAAACGCGGTTAA
- a CDS encoding ferredoxin, with amino-acid sequence MADKDDKWEENVAGKFYVDQQCIDCDLCRETAPDFFTRHDDGGYSYVHKQPTNEEEVALCMEALEGCPVEAIGEDGA; translated from the coding sequence ATGGCAGACAAAGACGACAAATGGGAAGAGAACGTAGCTGGCAAATTCTATGTCGATCAGCAATGTATCGACTGTGACCTTTGCCGTGAAACCGCCCCGGATTTTTTCACCCGTCACGATGATGGGGGATATTCCTACGTGCATAAGCAACCGACCAATGAAGAAGAGGTTGCGCTTTGCATGGAAGCACTCGAGGGCTGTCCCGTCGAGGCCATCGGGGAAGACGGCGCCTGA
- a CDS encoding TonB-dependent receptor, translating into MGAAVSISAQVVHDASVAELSPFTVLSPRVANQEPVATIVTPVSALRYAPAVDLQARNFAEGQADVAIRGGTFANTGFVLDGVPLYDPQTGHYTSELPIVPGMMSPPTIAVGADLAVGGGWNATAGGVAYDWQPVRVGGELSVGIGDWHTYRADVLAGVALGGGWAADVGAGFSHSDGPFADADHQISRYAGRVQRVTERSATNVVVGYQDKFFGWPNLYTPFNSPETEDIQTLLILGTHAQQIGDDGSKVEIGAYYRRNDDNYAYNRYAPVGPVPPFQHTAQVTAAGGQLHWVLTEGSSIDARLWLLADELESTSLTFGSFYSRTHLTTGAYYNGSSWLETGDSLHLRAGLGYDTTNRGADAMTPVIEVALERPSGTWRRWSAGYSTASQAPSYTAVAGNPNGGLFRANPVLDRATSRTLDLTGEFAAGAWTGSIGAFYRWDDELIDWTFRSDFWARSAAAVDLETAGVEVFARRGGEKFDLILGYSWLEKSADYGRAPVDGSFYALNFPNHRFTAAVVWRVDENLEVRFDNELRWQEANPLRLNDTERTLLSSLGVYWRTPWVRQLQLSLQVDNLWDSDFEEIPAVPAAPRLIAVGARWRW; encoded by the coding sequence GTGGGGGCCGCAGTTTCGATCTCCGCCCAAGTCGTGCATGATGCCTCCGTTGCGGAGCTATCGCCTTTCACCGTGCTTTCGCCGCGGGTGGCCAATCAGGAACCGGTGGCCACCATCGTCACGCCGGTGTCGGCGCTGCGTTACGCGCCGGCGGTTGACTTGCAGGCCCGGAATTTTGCCGAAGGTCAGGCCGACGTCGCCATCCGGGGCGGCACGTTTGCCAATACCGGTTTCGTGCTCGACGGGGTGCCGTTATACGATCCGCAGACCGGACACTACACGAGCGAGTTGCCGATCGTCCCGGGCATGATGTCGCCGCCGACGATCGCGGTGGGGGCCGACTTGGCCGTGGGGGGCGGTTGGAACGCGACCGCCGGCGGGGTGGCTTATGATTGGCAACCGGTGCGAGTCGGCGGCGAGCTCAGCGTCGGGATTGGTGATTGGCACACCTATCGCGCCGACGTTTTGGCGGGCGTGGCGTTGGGCGGTGGCTGGGCGGCGGACGTGGGGGCGGGATTTTCCCACTCGGACGGACCTTTCGCCGACGCCGATCATCAGATTTCGCGCTACGCGGGGCGCGTGCAACGCGTGACCGAACGCAGTGCGACCAACGTCGTGGTGGGTTATCAGGACAAATTCTTCGGCTGGCCCAACCTCTACACGCCATTCAATTCGCCCGAGACCGAAGACATCCAGACGTTGCTCATCCTCGGCACCCACGCGCAGCAGATCGGCGACGACGGCAGCAAGGTGGAGATCGGCGCGTATTACCGCCGCAACGACGACAACTACGCCTACAACCGCTACGCGCCCGTCGGCCCGGTGCCGCCCTTTCAGCATACCGCGCAGGTCACGGCGGCGGGCGGGCAACTCCATTGGGTGCTCACGGAAGGCAGTTCCATCGACGCACGGTTGTGGCTGTTGGCCGATGAACTCGAATCGACGTCGCTGACTTTTGGTAGTTTCTACAGCCGCACTCATCTCACGACCGGCGCTTACTACAACGGCTCATCATGGCTGGAAACGGGGGACTCACTTCACTTGCGCGCCGGGCTCGGTTACGACACCACCAACCGCGGCGCCGATGCCATGACACCGGTGATCGAAGTGGCCCTGGAGCGCCCTTCGGGGACTTGGCGCCGATGGTCCGCAGGCTACAGCACGGCGTCGCAAGCCCCCAGCTACACGGCCGTGGCGGGTAATCCCAATGGCGGCTTGTTTCGGGCCAATCCCGTGCTCGACCGGGCCACGAGTCGCACCCTCGACCTCACGGGGGAATTTGCCGCCGGGGCATGGACGGGCTCGATCGGCGCGTTTTATCGCTGGGATGACGAGCTGATTGATTGGACGTTTCGCTCCGATTTCTGGGCCCGCTCGGCAGCGGCGGTTGATCTCGAAACTGCGGGAGTCGAGGTTTTCGCGCGGCGGGGCGGCGAAAAGTTTGATCTGATTCTGGGCTATAGCTGGCTGGAAAAATCCGCCGACTACGGCCGTGCCCCGGTGGACGGCAGTTTCTACGCACTTAATTTCCCGAATCATCGATTTACCGCGGCCGTCGTGTGGCGGGTCGATGAGAACCTTGAGGTTCGTTTCGATAACGAGCTGCGGTGGCAGGAAGCGAATCCCTTGCGGTTGAATGACACCGAACGGACTCTGCTCAGTTCGCTGGGCGTTTATTGGCGCACGCCCTGGGTGCGACAACTTCAGCTCTCGCTCCAGGTCGACAACCTGTGGGATTCCGATTTCGAGGAAATTCCCGCCGTGCCGGCCGCGCCGCGTTTGATCGCCGTGGGCGCCCGTTGGCGGTGGTAG
- a CDS encoding M3 family metallopeptidase, giving the protein MADSSFLSPDFEIRWSTLTADQVEPGVRQALTDAQAALDALATLPLDAVTYDNTFLALERATESLTLVWGKVTHLKSVADSPALREAHNKVLPEVSTFFARIALNPDLWARLRAYAESPAGQAHEGIHRRFIDETVADFRQAGADLPDAQRARLEAIQTELAQITQRYSEHVLDATNAWQIVIEDETRLAGIPAHARESARRSAASKGLGTADKPAWRFTLQMPSLEPVMVYAEDEALRRAMWSASTAVGATTEHDNRPLVPRILALRDEEAKLLGQPHFADHVLARRMAGSGQRALDFVVDLQTKAAAAFARENAELEAFKADQTGEPVGPLKAWEVMFWAEKLRRQQFDFDDEILRPYLPMNRVIGGLFTLAERVFGLRITERPAGEVEVWHEEVKFYEIRDRDDRHVGSFYADWHPRESKQGGAWMGYLITGGPQSDGSRLPHLGYILGNMTPPADGKPALLTHREVETIFHEFGHLLHHLLGEVEIKSLNGVNVAWDFVELPSQIMENWCWERESLDLFARHHETGETIPDEVFAKMIAARNFRSACATIRQVQFAKMDLLLHMQTDAFIGEPTELDAKISAAIADTMVPTEPPGRPMVYRFGHLFSGPTGYAAGYYSYKWAEVLDADAFGRFKDEGIFNADTGADFVRHILSRGNSADPAELFRAFRGRDPEVNALLERSGLLVAD; this is encoded by the coding sequence ATGGCAGATTCATCGTTCCTTTCACCCGATTTTGAAATTCGTTGGTCCACGCTCACGGCCGATCAAGTCGAGCCCGGCGTGCGTCAAGCGCTCACTGATGCGCAAGCGGCCCTCGACGCCCTTGCCACGCTGCCGCTCGACGCGGTGACCTACGACAATACCTTCCTGGCGCTGGAACGCGCCACGGAGTCGCTCACGTTGGTGTGGGGCAAAGTCACTCACCTGAAATCCGTCGCGGATTCACCCGCGCTGCGCGAGGCGCACAACAAAGTGCTGCCGGAAGTTTCGACGTTCTTCGCCCGGATCGCACTCAATCCGGATTTGTGGGCGCGGCTGCGCGCGTATGCGGAGTCGCCCGCCGGTCAGGCTCACGAAGGCATTCATCGCCGTTTCATTGACGAGACGGTTGCCGATTTTCGCCAGGCCGGGGCCGATTTACCTGACGCACAACGGGCGCGATTGGAAGCGATTCAAACCGAGCTGGCCCAGATCACCCAGCGCTATTCCGAACACGTGCTCGATGCGACCAATGCCTGGCAAATCGTGATCGAGGACGAAACCCGCCTTGCCGGAATCCCAGCGCATGCGCGCGAATCGGCGCGTCGGTCCGCGGCATCCAAGGGACTCGGCACGGCGGACAAACCGGCATGGCGTTTCACCCTGCAAATGCCGTCGCTCGAACCCGTGATGGTTTACGCCGAGGACGAAGCGTTGCGTCGCGCCATGTGGTCGGCGTCGACTGCGGTGGGCGCAACGACGGAGCACGACAACCGTCCGCTCGTGCCCCGCATTCTGGCGCTGCGGGATGAAGAGGCGAAGCTCCTGGGCCAACCGCATTTCGCGGATCACGTGCTGGCGCGCCGGATGGCCGGAAGCGGGCAACGCGCGTTGGATTTCGTTGTCGACCTGCAAACCAAAGCCGCCGCTGCGTTTGCGCGGGAGAATGCCGAACTCGAAGCTTTCAAAGCCGATCAGACCGGCGAACCGGTGGGGCCGCTCAAGGCGTGGGAAGTGATGTTCTGGGCGGAGAAACTGCGCCGGCAGCAGTTCGATTTTGATGATGAAATTCTGCGGCCCTATTTGCCGATGAATCGCGTCATTGGCGGGCTGTTTACCTTGGCGGAGCGTGTCTTTGGTTTGCGTATCACAGAGCGTCCGGCGGGCGAGGTCGAGGTCTGGCACGAGGAAGTGAAGTTCTATGAGATCCGCGACCGCGATGATCGACACGTGGGATCGTTCTACGCCGACTGGCATCCGCGGGAGTCCAAGCAAGGCGGAGCCTGGATGGGATATCTCATCACGGGTGGCCCGCAGTCCGACGGGTCGCGCTTGCCCCACCTGGGCTACATCCTCGGCAACATGACGCCACCGGCCGACGGCAAACCCGCGCTGCTGACCCATCGCGAAGTGGAGACGATCTTTCACGAGTTTGGCCATCTGTTGCATCACCTCTTGGGCGAGGTGGAAATCAAGTCGCTCAACGGCGTCAATGTGGCGTGGGACTTCGTCGAACTGCCCTCGCAGATCATGGAAAACTGGTGCTGGGAGCGCGAGAGTCTCGACCTGTTTGCCCGCCATCACGAGACCGGTGAAACCATCCCGGACGAGGTGTTCGCGAAGATGATCGCCGCGCGGAACTTTCGTTCCGCGTGCGCCACGATTCGCCAGGTGCAGTTCGCCAAAATGGACCTGCTGTTGCACATGCAGACCGACGCGTTCATCGGCGAGCCGACAGAACTCGACGCCAAGATCAGTGCGGCGATCGCCGACACGATGGTGCCGACGGAACCGCCGGGACGTCCCATGGTTTACCGTTTTGGGCATTTGTTCAGCGGCCCGACGGGCTACGCGGCGGGTTACTATTCCTACAAGTGGGCGGAGGTGCTGGATGCCGATGCCTTTGGCCGCTTCAAGGACGAAGGTATTTTCAATGCGGATACGGGCGCGGATTTCGTGCGTCACATTCTCAGCCGGGGCAACTCAGCGGACCCGGCGGAACTCTTTCGCGCTTTCCGTGGTCGGGACCCTGAGGTCAACGCCTTGTTGGAGCGTTCGGGACTGCTCGTGGCGGACTGA